In Rhodopirellula sp. P2, the DNA window GCAGGACCGGGGTTTTGCCGTCAGTTACAAAACATCGACGCTGCCCGCCTTTGTATTATGGAAGAACACGGCAGCCGAAGCGGACGGGTACGTGACCGGGATGGAACCTGCCACCGGTTTCCCAAACCGCCGCGGATTCGAAGAAAAACAAGGCCGACTGGTCGACATCGGTGCCGGGGAAACCAAATCCTTCCGCATCAAACTGCAGCCCTTGATGGATGCAGAGTCCGTCGAAACCACCCGGCAAAAGATCCAAACGCTCACCGATGAAGGCGAGCCGACCGAAATTTCCAACGATCCACGGGGCGATTGGACGGACCTTGATGGCTGAGCCTGAACTTCTCGGACCGTATCAGATTGAAAGCGTCATCGGCCGCGGTGGCATGGGATCGGTCTATCGGGCTCGGCACGGCAAGACCGGCGAAGAAGTCGCCGTGAAGTTGATCGCACAACACGTTGCCGACGACATGCGGTTCCGCCGCCGATTTGACGCGGAAGTTGAAACCTTGCGTCGGCTGCGGCACCCAGGAATCGTCCGCTTGATCGGCTACGGCGAAGAAGCTGGGCAACTGTTCTATTCCATGGAATTGGTCCGTGGCGAAACGCTTCAAAAACGCATCCGCGACGTCAAGCGACTCGGTTGGCTGCCGACGCTCGACATCGCTTCGCAAGTCTGTGCGGCGCTCAAACATGCCCATGACATCGGCGTCATTCACCGTGACCTCAAACCTGCCAACTTGATTTTGACCGAGGCGGGAGAAGTCAAACTGGTGGACTTCGGGATCGCCAAACTGTTTGGTTTTGGCGAGCAAACGCTGCACGGTTCAGTGCTGGGCACGGCCGACTACATGGCGCCCGAACAAGCAGGCAGCCACTCGATCACGCCTCGCACCGATTTGTACGCCCTCGGCAGCGTGATGTACGCGATGCTCGCTGGACGAGCCCCCTTTGCAGGCAAGAAGGTCACGCAAGTCGTGGAGGCGTTGCAACGGGACCGCCCGGTGCCGCTGGAGCTGATCAATCCCGACATCCCAGCCGAAGTCGTTGAGATCGTGCATCAATTGCTCGAAAAAGATCCGGCCAATCGGCCGCCGACAGCGCTCGCGGTGATGAATCGCTTGAAGGCGACACGGGCTGGACTGCAACGCGGCCGAACGCTGAACGAACAAGCGTCTCGCACCCAACTGGGTGACGAAGAATTCACGCCGGAACTGCCGCCCAACCTGGCCGGTGACTTGGACACGCGTGGCCATCATCACACCGATGCCTCCCGCGACGTCTCGCCCGATCTGCCAACCAACGAAACCGGCGGAAACCACGTGACCGGTCGACGCGTCGTCGCCAACGAACACCCGAGCAACCTTGCCGATCCGTTGACCGCCCCAGCCCTGACCAGCACCAACGAATCGTTGACGCAATCGAAACGCAACGAAGAACCGCCCAAGACTCACTTCCAAACGATCGATTCCA includes these proteins:
- a CDS encoding serine/threonine-protein kinase, whose product is MAEPELLGPYQIESVIGRGGMGSVYRARHGKTGEEVAVKLIAQHVADDMRFRRRFDAEVETLRRLRHPGIVRLIGYGEEAGQLFYSMELVRGETLQKRIRDVKRLGWLPTLDIASQVCAALKHAHDIGVIHRDLKPANLILTEAGEVKLVDFGIAKLFGFGEQTLHGSVLGTADYMAPEQAGSHSITPRTDLYALGSVMYAMLAGRAPFAGKKVTQVVEALQRDRPVPLELINPDIPAEVVEIVHQLLEKDPANRPPTALAVMNRLKATRAGLQRGRTLNEQASRTQLGDEEFTPELPPNLAGDLDTRGHHHTDASRDVSPDLPTNETGGNHVTGRRVVANEHPSNLADPLTAPALTSTNESLTQSKRNEEPPKTHFQTIDSSTTPGGYLSDRHRAESPDSNWVHWASIAGMVLILLGGIALFVYSIRTPSASTLYGAFEAAELNGSLASEIPRMNLFLETYPDDPNAEQVLHWQRSAQLESTYRQLKNRSRSAGSSAQLPPAEAALLQALSLRETSNADAVKYLQAWLDVYSLDVDLEAAGEILSPGDKLKHRLRLRELQQLETLVRDELERLNSAPSDQVANTQRQQALRLRLTTAMSLAPEDKAKVMRGIITLYEGQTWAADIVDDAQQQLAAIQ